Proteins found in one Xenopus laevis strain J_2021 chromosome 1L, Xenopus_laevis_v10.1, whole genome shotgun sequence genomic segment:
- the LOC108699322 gene encoding toll-like receptor 2 type-2: protein MYIYSICIIFSLVGPVLSKGDTDCPCDTADFCNCSSRKTIPPGLPKNTKGLNLSSNAIQIVTETDLNPYDQLQTLLLQHNEIHTINDASFQSLGNLEELDLSYNNLGHLSSAWFRNLYKLKHLNLLGNQYLTLGNNSLFTSLSSLRSLRFGNLNFSAIRKQNFEGLERLNKLEINAAQLTVYEEGSLARITQINDAILSVNISLLPALLTDLVHSVTSLEITDTEFSTPADMQAFESLTSTSVKQLIFRNCTIVDASGYRFVEIIQTYRNITDIIMIDCKLLGKGYQSPYLQNTKSSVTTIIVNKMEVPMFFIFSDLSSLHKIVPQFTHVTITDSPVFLIPCPFSQSFTSLQYLDVSGGRLDNTALESSVCYRTGGGACPMLQTLNISRNSLTSLPKVAEVLSGLNYLTNLDISQNHFGELSTSTCKWPKNLKYLNLSDSRMSIINTCIPTTLQILDVSSNDLKVFAIKMPHLTELYISNNRLSKLPGGINFPSLVILNIRNNELNDFGQSDLELFPNLTTLDGRGKNYVCSCQFLNFLQSNKASMVGWPDDYICDSPTSIKDIRIQDANLPPIVCHKTLIVTLSCILLIVLVAAIVALCHFLHIIWYVKMTWAWLKAKRKPLKNCDREICYDGFVSYSERDSEWVENMMVPKLETAGPPMKLCLHKRDFVPGKWIIDNIIDAMEKSYKTLFVLSEHFVRSEWCKYELEFSHFRLFDENNDTAILILLEPIEQETIPKRFCKLRKLMNTKTYLEWPTDEEQQEVFWHNLKIALNQQTP, encoded by the coding sequence ATGTATATCTATAGTATTTGTATAATCTTCTCGTTGGTTGGTCCAGTACTTTCTAAAGGGGATACAGACTGCCCATGTGACACAGCAGATTTCTGCAATTGTTCCTCAAGGAAAACGATTCCACCTGGATTGCCAAAAAATACAAAGGGATTAAACCTTTCCAGCAATGCCATACAGATTGTCACTGAGACTGACCTGAACCCCTATGACCAACTGCAAACACTTCTGCTGCAGCATAATGAAATCCACACTATAAACGACGCCTCATTCCAGTCACTTGGAAACCTGGAAGAATTAGATTTATCATATAACAATTTAGGCCATTTATCTTCGGCCTGGTTTAGAAATCTGTACAAGTTAAAGCATTTAAATCTCTTAGGAAACCAATATTTAACACTTGGAAATAATTCACTGTTTACCAGTCTTTCCTCTTTAAGATCATTACGATTTGGAAATCTGAACTTTTCTGCTATTCGGAAGCAAAACTTTGAGGGATTAGAGAGACtaaataaacttgaaataaatGCTGCACAGTTAACAGTTTACGAAGAGGGAAGCCTTGCAAGGATTACACAGATTAACGACGCTATTTTGAGTGTAAATATTTCTTTACTACCTGCACTGCTCACAGACTTGGTACATTCTGTGACCTCGCTGGAAATTACAGATACAGAATTCAGCACTCCAGCCGACATGCAAGCCTTTGAATCACTCACTTCCACCAGCGTGAAGCAACTGATTTTCAGGAACTGCACAATTGTGGATGCAAGTGGCTACAGATTTGTTGAAATTATCCAGACTTATAGAAATATAACAGACATCATCATGATAGACTGCAAACTTTTAGGGAAAGGATATCAGAGTCCATATCTGCAAAATACAAAATCTTCTGTTACTACaattattgtaaataaaatggaggtaccaatgttttttatattttccgACCTTAGCTCATTGCATAAAATTGTACCACAGTTTACACACGTGACTATAACAGATTCCCCAGTGTTTTTAATTCCCTGTCCTTTTTCACAGTCTTTCACTTCTCTCCAATACCTGGATGTTAGTGGAGGTCGCCTGGATAATACTGCTTTAGAAAGCTCAGTGTGCTACCGTACGGGTGGAGGTGCATGTCCCATGTTGCAGACTTTAAACATCAGTAGAAACAGTCTgacctctctgccaaaagttgcAGAAGTATTGTCTGGGCTGAATTATCTCACTAACCTGGACATCAGTCAAAATCATTTTGGTGAGTTATCTACTTCTACGTGCAAATGGCCTAAAAACCTTAAATACTTGAACCTCTCAGATAGCCGGATGAGTATTATAAATACTTGCATTCCTACGACTTTACAGATCTTGGATGTGAGTTCAAATGATCTCAAAGTTTTTGCAATTAAAATGCCACATTTGACAGAACTTTACATATCAAACAACAGACTGAGTAAGCTGCCAGGAGGCATAAATTTTCCAAGTTTGGTCATTTTAAATATACGCAACAACGAACTAAATGATTTTGGCCAATCAGATTTGGAGTTGTTTCCCAACCTTACCACGCTGGATGGAAGAGGCAAAAATTATGTATGTTCTTGTCAATTTCTAAATTTTTTGCAATCAAATAAAGCTTCAATGGTTGGTTGGCCAGATGACTACATATGTGACTCTCCTACTTCAATAAAAGACATACGAATACAAGATGCAAACCTACCTCCCATAGTATGCCATAAAACATTAATTGTAACCCTGTCCTGTATTCTCTTGATAGTACTTGTAGCAGCTATTGTGGCTCTTTGCCACTTCCTTCATATTATATGGTACGTAAAGATGACCTGGGCCTGGCTAAAAGCCAAAAGAAAGCCCTTAAAAAACTGTGACAGAGAGATTTGTTATGATGGATTTGTTTCTTACAGTGAAAGAGACTCTGAATGGGTTGAGAATATGATGGTGCCAAAGCTGGAAACTGCTGGCCCGCCAATGAAACTGTGCTTGCATAAGCGTGACTTTGTACCCGGCAAGTGGATCATTGATAACATTATAGATGCCATGGAGAAGAGCTACAAAACCCTCTTTGTACTGTCAGAGCACTTTGTCAGAAGCGAATGGTGTAAGTACGAGCTGGAATTCTCTCACTTCCGTCTCTTTGATGAAAATAACGACACCGCCATTTTGATTCTGTTGGAACCCATTGAGCAAGAAACTATTCCAAAACGGTTCTGCAAGCTGAGGAAGCTCATGAACACTAAAACATACTTGGAGTGGCCTACTGACGAGGAGCAGCAAGAAGTGTTCTGGCATAATTTAAAAATAGCATTGAACCAGCAGACACCGTGA